In Hemitrygon akajei chromosome 9, sHemAka1.3, whole genome shotgun sequence, the following are encoded in one genomic region:
- the LOC140732637 gene encoding stromelysin-3-like, giving the protein MQAGGINFDVYHCQHSHHSPEGLLLCWTFVHFSSYVVSIARSIEATMVKSPTCGQVKIPEAASLGSVVGAVFPDACETDFDAVSMIRGELFFFKSKYVWRLRNRQLQPGYPALASQHWWDFPDHIDAGFEDTGGNFWIFQGSSYWIYDGEQRVLGPKLISDLGLPVAEVHAALMWGLEQNKIYLFKGNDYWQFIVNRNTVESVYPRSTSEWQGLPPSVDGAFQDEYGYAYFLRGRDYWKFDPVQVKIQEHHPRRIGQDFFGCSSSPT; this is encoded by the exons atGCAGGCAGGTGGGATTAATTTTGATGTGTATCATTGTCAGCACAGTCATCATAGCCCAGAGGGCCTGCTCCTGTGTTGGACTTTTGTACATTTTTCCTCGTACGTGGTGAGCATCGCAAGATCCATTGAAGCCACCATGGTGAAATCTCCCACCTGTGGCCAGGTCAAAATTCCAGAGGCTGCAAGTTTAGGAAGTGTAGTCGGAGCAGTCTTT CCAGATGCCTGTGAGACAGACTTCGATGCAGTCTCAATGATCCGCGGGGAGCTCTTCTTTTTTAAATCCAAGTATGTGTGGAGGTTGAGGAACAGACAGCTTCAGCCTGGCTACCCAGCCCTGGCCTCGCAGCACTGGTGGGACTTCCCAGACCACATTGATGCCGGCTTTGAGGACACCGGTGGCAACTTCTGGATTTTTCAAG GTTCTAGTTACTGGATCTATGACGGAGAACAGAGAGTACTGGGACCCAAGCTGATCTCTGACCTGGGCCTTCCTGTGGCAGAGGTGCACGCTGCTTTGATGTGGGGTCTGGAGCAGAATAAGATATACCTCTTTAAAGGAAATGATTATTGGCAGTTCATTGTCAACAGAAATACCGTGGAAAGTGTTTACCCGCGCAGCACCAGTGAGTGGCAAGGACTCCCTCCCAGCGTCGATGGAGCTTTCCAGGATGAGTACG GTTACGCTTACTTTCTCCGTGGAAgggattactggaagttcgacCCAGTTCAGGTGAAGATACAAGAACATCATCCAAGGCGGATTGGCCAAGACTTTTTTGGATGCTCTTCCTCACCAACGTAG